The Candidatus Thermoplasmatota archaeon DNA segment TCGGGAGCATGGTAGATGGCAGGTCGGTACTCTACGGCATTGTCTGGGGCGCGAGGACATCGATGGCCTTCGCAATACAGGTCGTCCTTGTGGGAGCCGCTATAGGATTGGTCCTGGGCCTTGTATCAGGATACAAGGGCGGTATCCTCGACGAGCTTGTCATGAGGTTCACGGACATCTTCCTCTCGATACCCGGGCTCATACTCGTGATGGCAATAGCAGCCGTCCTGGGAAGGAACCTGAACGCCACCAAGCTGGCACTGATGGCGGTCTGGTGGTCAGGGTATACTAGACTGATCAGGGGACAGGTGCTGTCCGTTAGGGAGAACACCTACATCGACGCTGCCAGGGCCTCGGGCTCGGGCGAGTTGAAAATCATGTTCAGGCACGTGTTGCCGAACTCGTGGGCCCCGATGGTAGTTGCGGCCACGATGGACATGGGGACCGTGGTGCTGGTCATGGCTGGCCTGAGCTACCTCGGACTCGGAGCACCTCACGGATACGCCGAGTGGGGCATGATGATCAACGACGGCCAACAGAGGTTCGTTTACGGCGACTGGTGGATGATCGTGTTCCCCGGACTCGCGATACTGATGTTCGTGCTTGCGTTCAATCTAATGGGGGACGGGCTGCGCGATGTGCTCGACCCGAAGATGAGGAGGTGATCTCGTGGCCGACAACGAGGACAACATTCTTGTGGAGATCAGCAACCTCGTTATCAACTTCTACACTTACCAGGGCATAGTCCGGGCAATAGAGGGAGTGGACCTGGTAATACGCAAGGGTGAAACGCTCGGGCTGGTGGGAGAGACCGGCTGCGGCAAGAGCGTCACCGCGAGCGCCATCATGAAGCTCATCCTGAGCCCACCAGGAAAGGTCGAGGGAGGACACGTCTACTTCATGGAGCCACCAGATGTGCGCGCCCGGAGAATCCAGTTCGAAGCGGACGCGCAGCGGTGGTACGAAAGACTCCCTGAGAGCGAGAGGAAGAAGCTCGTTGCTACTTACGGGTTCAGATGGACCGGATTCGTGAAGCGTCCAAAACCGGTGACCAAGTCCGCGGTGGAGAAGACCGTCCCGCCGGAAAGGGTACCTCCACGATTGGTGGATCGATACCTCGCGACCAAGCTTCCTTCGATCCCCAAGGATGATAAATCGTCGCAGGACGCCGTCAAACGGAGCTACGACATGCTCACGAAGTCCATCCAGTACATGCAG contains these protein-coding regions:
- a CDS encoding ABC transporter permease; protein product: MTSKQTSGTTKKGATAPAKAAKAKSKKGGVVDDLKMALKPHIREWKFDLHLMSKSLTSIVGMVLLVILVMLAAAPFLFMPPQGQGDPFEIPIDLTKRDPLPPGTPGYPLGSMVDGRSVLYGIVWGARTSMAFAIQVVLVGAAIGLVLGLVSGYKGGILDELVMRFTDIFLSIPGLILVMAIAAVLGRNLNATKLALMAVWWSGYTRLIRGQVLSVRENTYIDAARASGSGELKIMFRHVLPNSWAPMVVAATMDMGTVVLVMAGLSYLGLGAPHGYAEWGMMINDGQQRFVYGDWWMIVFPGLAILMFVLAFNLMGDGLRDVLDPKMRR